The proteins below come from a single Mangifera indica cultivar Alphonso chromosome 16, CATAS_Mindica_2.1, whole genome shotgun sequence genomic window:
- the LOC123198821 gene encoding ribulose bisphosphate carboxylase/oxygenase activase, chloroplastic-like, whose amino-acid sequence MENGHHTQSSGSEKHTTIHDCAQSGDIEGFQKLIQDDPSLLNAKNAIKLETPLHLSASKNRTEIVKFLLEWKGDDKVDLEAKNMYGETPLHVAAENGSNEAAKLLLAHGAPVEAKTKYGVTPLMLSVCCAIGAEDCSIVETLLENNADCDATDDEDMTPIDHVSKIKESGKLLDLMLSHQLKQRNKKLLEACKKQKERMDALEKELSNIVGMDELKMQLRKWAKGILLNERRKAIGLKIGTAGRLPHMAFLGNPGTGKTMVARILGRLLHSVGILQTDKVKEVQRTDLVGEYIGHTGPKTREKIEEAEGGILFVDEAYRLIPEERSGRDYGLEALEEIMSCMDSGKVLVIFAGYNEAMQRVISSNEGFSRRVTNIFNFKDLSCEELANVLHIKMKNLPKDSLLHGFKLHSSCTVDAIAELIKRETIKTQRMKMNGGLVDIMLNNAKGNLDLRLSDDCSDRDELLTITLEDFEAAMESVPECLA is encoded by the exons ATGGAGAATGGTCATCATACACAATCATCAGGATCTGAAAAACATACAACCATTCATGATTGTGCTCAGTCTGGGGATATAGAAGGGTTTCAGAAACTAATTCAAGATGACCCATCTCTTCTCAACGCAAAAAATGCaatt AAGTTGGAGACACCCCTTCATCTTTCTGCTAGTAAAAACAGGACAGAAATAGTGAAATTTCTGCTTGAATGGAAAGGAGATGATAAAGTTGATTTGGAAGCAAAAAATATG TATGGAGAAACTCCATTGCACGTAGCAGCAGAGAACGGGTCTAATGAAGCTGCAAAATTACTTCTCGCTCATGGTGCTCCTGTTGAAGCAAAAACTAAG TATGGAGTGACACCATTAATGCTTTCTGTTTGTTGCGCAATTGGAGCAGAAGACTGCTCAATTGTCGAGACATTGCTCGAGAATAATGCAGATTGTGATGCTACAGatgat GAGGACATGACTCCTATAGATCATGtttcaaaaatcaaagaaaGTGGGAAGTTGCTTGATTTAATGCTCTCGCATCAACTAAAACAACGAAACAAAAAGTTACTTGAAGCCTGCAAGAAGCAAAAAGAAAGGATGGATGCCCTCGAAAAAGAGCTATCAAATATTGTGGGTATGGATGAACTCAAGATGCAGCTTCGGAAATGGGCAAAGGGCATTCTTTTGAATGAAAGGCGTAAGGCCATTGGACTGAAAATTGGTACTGCTGGAAGACTTCCTCACATGGCATTTCTAGGAAATCCTGGAACAG GTAAGACAATGGTGGCTCGAATCCTTGGAAGACTACTCCATAGTGTGGGAATTTTGCAAACTGACAAAGTAAAAGAAGTTCAACGGACAGATTTAGTTGGTGAATATATTGGTCACACTGGACCAAAGACTAGGGAGAAG ATCGAAGAAGCGGAGGGAGGTATACTTTTTGTGGATGAAGCATATAGACTAATACCGGAAGAGAGAAGTGGTCGTGACTATGGGTTAGAAGCCTTAGAAGAAATCATGTCTTGTATGGACAGTGGAAAAGTGTTAGTCATATTTGCTGGCTATAATGAAGCAATGCAACGTGTAATATCTTCTAATGAAGGTTTCAGCAGAAGGGTTACgaacattttcaattttaaagatCTGAGCTGTGAAGAATTGGCTAATGTTCTCCATATCAAGATGAAAAATCTGCCGAAGGATAGCTTGTTACATGGGTTTAAAttgcattcttcttgtactGTAGATGCCATTGCAGAGTTAATAAAGAGAGAGACAATAAAAACGCAGCGTATGAAAATGAATGGAGGTTTAGTggatataatgttaaataatgcTAAGGGGAATCTGGATCTTAGGCTCAGTGATGATTGTTCTGATAGGGATGAACTGCTTACCATCACATTAGAGGATTTTGAAGCGGCAATGGAGTCAGTACCCGAATGTTTGGCATGA
- the LOC123198822 gene encoding protein CfxQ homolog: MEGDQDKQPSGSEKRRTIHDYAQLGDLEGFQKLLQDNPSLLKERNAFMFETPLHVSASNNKTEIVKFLLDEWKGNDKVDLEVKNMHGETPLHVAAKNGCNEAAKLLLSHGALVEAKTKYGVTPLNLSICHSILAEDCSIVETLLENNADCDAIDDEGLTPVDHLLKIQVSGKLYDLLISHQEKQRNKKLHETCKNQKEKMDTLEKELSNIVGLDELKMQLRIWAKGILLNERRKAMGLKIGTVGRLPHMAFLGNPGTGKTMVARILGRLLHSVGILQTDRVKEVQRADLVGEYVGETGYKTRNVIKEAEGGILFVDEAYRLVPEDRSPCDYGLEALEEIMSSMDNGKVLVIFAGYNEAMQLVISSNEGFSRRVTKIFKFEDLSCEELANILHIKMNNQAKDSLFHGFKLHSSCSKEAIAELIEKATTKKQRMKMNGGLVDIMLNNAKGNLDLRIGDDCAESEELLTIKLEDFEAAMRLLPQ, from the exons atggaGGGTGATCAGGATAAACAACCATCAGGATCTGAGAAACGTAGAACCATTCATGACTATGCTCAGTTGGGGGATCTTGAGGGGTTTCAGAAGCTACTTCAGGATAATCCATCTCTTCTCAAAGAAAGAAATGCattt ATGTTTGAGACACCCCTTCATGTTTCTGCTAGTAACAACAAGACAGAAATAGTGAAATTTCTGCTTGATGAATGGAAAGGAAATGATAAAGTTGACTTGGAAGTGAAAAATATG CATGGAGAAACTCCATTGCATGTAGCAGCCAAGAATGGATGTAATGAAGCTGCAAAATTACTACTTTCTCATGGTGCTCTCGTTGAAGCCAAAACTAAG TATGGAGTGACACCATTAAATCTTTCTATTTGTCACTCAATTCTAGCTGAAGACTGTTCAATTGTGGAGACATTGCTTGAGAACAATGCAGATTGTGATGCTATAGATGAT GAGGGCCTGACTCCTGTAGATcatcttttaaaaatccaagtaagtggGAAGTTGTATGATTTATTAATCTCTCATCAAGAAAAGCAACGAAATAAGAAGTTACATGAAACATGCAAGAACCAGAAAGAAAAGATGGATACCCTCGAAAAAGAGCTATCAAATATTGTGGGTCTGGATGAACTCAAGATGCAACTACGGATATGGGCAAAGGGCATTCTTTTGAATGAGAGGCGTAAGGCAATGGGACTAAAAATTGGCACTGTTGGAAGACTTCCTCACATGGCTTTTCTAGGAAATCCTGGAACAG GCAAGACTATGGTGGCTCGAATCCTTGGAAGACTACTCCATAGTGTGGGAATTTTGCAAACTGACAGAGTAAAAGAAGTTCAACGGGCAGATTTAGTTGGTGAATATGTTGGTGAAACTGGATATAAGACCAGGAACGTG ATCAAAGAAGCAGAGGGAGGTATACTTTTTGTGGATGAAGCCTATCGACTGGTGCCAGAGGACAGAAGTCCTTGTGACTATGGGCTAGAAGCCTTGGAAGAGATCATGTCTAGTATGGACAATGGAAAAGTTTTAGTCATATTTGCAGGCTACAATGAAGCAATGCAACTTGTGATATCTTCTAATGAAGGTTTCAGCAGAAGGGttacaaaaattttcaagtttgaagATCTGAGTTGTGAAGAATTAGCTAATATTCTCCATATCAAGATGAATAATCAAGCGAAGGATAGCTTGTTTCATGGGTTTAAATTACATTCTTCTTGTAGTAAGGAGGCTATTGCAGAGCTAATAGAGAAAGCAACAACGAAAAAGCAGCGAATGAAAATGAATGGAGGTTTAGTGGATATAATGTTGAATAATGCTAAGGGGAATCTGGATCTTAGGATTGGTGATGATTGTGCAGAGAGTGAAGAATTGCTTACCATCAAATTAGAGGACTTTGAAGCAGCTATGAGATTATTACCCCAATAG
- the LOC123198818 gene encoding protein CfxQ homolog, producing the protein MQSNRQERRQTDMENGHHTQSSGSEKHTSIHDCAQSGDIEGFQKLIQDDPSLLNSKTAIKLETPLHLSASNNRTDIVKFLLEWKGDDKLDLEVKNMYGETPLHVAAKNGCDEAAKLLLAHGALVEAKTKYGVTPLMLSVCYATRAEDCLIVETLLEKNADCDATDDENMTPIDHISKIQESGKLLDLLLSHQVKQRKERLDEACKKQKERMDALEKELSDIVGLDELKRQLRKWAKGILLNERRKAIGLKIVTAGRLPHMAFLGNPGTGKTMVARILGRLLHSVGILQTDKVKEVQRTDLIGKYIGQTGPKTRKKIKEAEGGILFVDEAYRLIPEERSGKDYGLEALEEIMSCMDNGKVLVIFAGYNEAMQRVISSNEGFSRRVTNIFNFKDLSCEELANILHIKMKNQSKDSLLYGFKLHSSCTVDAIAELIKRETMKTQRMKMNGGLVDIMLSNAKGNLDLRLSDDCSDREELLTITLEDFEAAMESVPECFA; encoded by the exons ATGCAATCAAA TCGTCAAGAGAGAAGACAAACAGACATGGAGAATGGTCACCATACACAATCATCAGGATCTGAAAAACATACATCCATTCATGATTGTGCTCAGTCTGGGGATATAGAAGGGTTTCAGAAGCTAATTCAAGATGACCCATCCCTTCTCAATTCAAAAACCGCAATT AAGTTGGAGACACCCCTTCATCTTTCTGCTAGTAACAACAGGACAGATATAGTGAAATTCCTGCTTGAATGGAAAGGAGATGATAAACTTGATTTGGAAGTAAAAAATATG TATGGAGAAACTCCATTGCATGTAGCAGCCAAGAATGGGTGCGATGAAGCGGCAAAATTACTTCTCGCTCATGGTGCTCTGGTTGAAGCCAAAACAAAG TATGGAGTGACACCACTAATGCTTTCTGTTTGTTACGCAACTCGAGCTGAAGACTGCTTAATTGTCGAGACATTGCTCGAGAAAAATGCTGATTGTGATGCTACAGATGAT GAGAACATGACTCCTATAGATCATATTTCAAAAATCCAAGAAAGTGGGAAGTTGCTTGACCTATTACTCTCTCATCAAGTGAAACAACGAAAGGAAAGGCTAGATGAAGCATGCAAGAAGCAGAAAGAAAGGATGGATGCCCTCGAAAAAGAGCTATCTGATATTGTGGGTCTGGATGAACTTAAGAGGCAACTTCGGAAATGGGCGAAGGGCATTCTTTTGAATGAGAGGCGCAAGGCCATTGGACTGAAAATCGTTACTGCTGGAAGACTTCCTCACATGGCATTTCTAGGAAACCCTGGAACAG GTAAGACAATGGTGGCTCGAATCCTTGGAAGACTACTCCATAGTGTGGGAATTTTGCAAACTGACAAAGTAAAGGAAGTTCAACGGACAGATTTAATTGGTAAATATATTGGTCAGACTGGACCAAAGACCAGGAAGAAG ATCAAAGAAGCCGAGGGAGGTATTCTTTTTGTTGATGAAGCATATCGGCTGATACCCGAGGAGAGAAGTGGTAAGGACTATGGGTTAGAAGCGTTGGAAGAGATCATGTCTTGTATGGACAATGGAAAAGTTTTAGTCATATTTGCAGGCTACAATGAAGCAATGCAACGTGTGATATCTTCTAACGAAGGTTTCAGCAGAAGGGTTactaatattttcaattttaaagatCTGAGTTGTGAAGAATTGGCTAATATTCTCCATATCAAGATGAAAAATCAGTCGAAGGATAGCTTGTTATATGGGTTCAAATTGCATTCCTCTTGTACTGTAGATGCCATTGCAGAGTTAATAAAGAGAGAGACAATGAAAACGCAGCGTATGAAAATGAATGGAGGTTTAGTGGATATAATGTTAAGTAATGCTAAGGGGAATCTGGATCTTAGGCTCAGTGATGATTGTTCGGATAGGGAAGAGCTGCTTACTATCACATTAGAGGATTTTGAAGCAGCTATGGAGTCTGTACCCGAATGTTTTGCATAA